cctaggtgaaaatttttgaattcaatggtataatcttgtgtttttcacgcttccgttccttcagaaaatacaagaaaaacaaaggaaaaatcatagcaaagaaatgtaactaagttaagcgagccgagaaccctagcgatgggtgaccctggactgcggggaaccctggaaaacatttttaggacttaaatagacccttattgaagaataaatatcattagaaagatcaaagaaaaattaaataattagtacaaagaaaagtgagaaatcgaaaaacagacaaaacccggtattaccgaaaaatcgggaatgcaacccgaacaggggcattatggtcatttgacatcccgaattgtcttttgacctaaatgtccattaaaaataaataatattacacttagaaaataaaatgaaaaattagtttagtggtacctaaagtaaatagccaaaatggagtgaaaaatgtgtaaataaaacatgtaagcttattatatagttaaaattgagtgagtgggccactaaaggaatataataaacacgtaatggggcaggtgtaagtccactatatccagcagaatgttcatcttcctcactcccttaacttagacgaattgaagaagaaaaatcctccatggccatttttcaatcaagctccatgcactcctccattttaactccaatcacctagggttcttcattaaagtttgtctacacatcacaaggaagagtttgataccaaatttaagaagtttaagcaaggtttaacaagctccaaccataaggtaagttagcatttttgaagatttctttgataaactttgtatacatgttatgggtgttggttttgtgaaggaaatttttaagtttgaagagtattgagatatccatttttgggcagccatgtaatcatgtattgatgaagtaattgtacatatatttgatgagaattatgttagttatgatgatttaataaacctagtgaattacttcatatttatatggtgatttttggcacttggatgggaattgatgaattgtaggacaatttggtgttgaagaagattttcggcagcttggggacacttgaataaatgtatgtattcatggaagtgttggcagaatattgacatagaaggattgatggatatgtatatgaacttgttgtgtaaagagtatgtaaaaactagtaatgttatgtgtatgtgtaattgtgtttggactttgggaattagagttatatttggtgtattgaagataattgtaatctgcccaaagtgaggataatgtaaagtgggatgtggttttggtaatgaaccaaaacagaaatggtaggaaagtaaacatattgcaaggtaaatgtgtgtaattgatgtgtgttaagcaaagtaactaagggcagtgtacattttagccaataagtttaaatgtgtaacctcaattggtatgagaccaattggaggtgaaactaggcacaaaatgtgccaactttcattgagaaaacataccaaaattctgcttgcaaggtgacctaagaaaatgaccaattcggattaggtacaattaggacctaaaaaatgaccaattgggcagcagtgagtgtttaggccataactcactcaaaacaggtccaattgacttgaaattttaaccatgaatagttaagacccatacctacaagtcttatgaagacaccaatgcccagaaatgaccataagcaagtcaaaaagcttgcataagttcgggtccaaaaactggccgaaccagaattgaccaaattgacctaaaattgacctaatttgataccatttgaccagcaatagtataatgaccataactcggtctacttaactcggaatgacctgaaattttgcaccgcggtccacaagacatagatctacaagtttgtagttttgaccgaaactcgaaaactgagagaactaggtcgtccggctaggtcaaactagtatcccggaatccagcaagttgcattaaaatgcactgaacaaggaaatgactttggtaaaacgtaccaaccctaaaaccctatcgaatgtgacatattaatgacactaaaacctaatttacctagaacgcatcgagggtcggtatattaggtgattaagcaaataaaggtattcaatgaattgtttatcgaacattatcgttagagacaatttaatttagtactgaaacacttcaaattgtatttctcagttaccaaagactcaggaaaagggaaggaaacactgagtccagaccaggagacaattatcagaggtttgtgcacaacggctatttcttttgaatttttcaattgaaatgaattatgactattgtatattattgttttaaattgtgtttgtgcacaactagttttcaactgattttgttctgaataatatttcatatgattaattgtatgttattgatttaaattgtgtttgtgcacaactagtttttaactgattttgttttgaatatttcatatgattaaatgacatatttttcttatgtattatgtttaacaagcattggatttaattcaatgattattgaaattgttatagtaggtatgaatttagctttgtgaaatggtatttccacaagtattaagcattgttatggattgaataaattatattttagaaaaattgtgatagaacatgttttgaattgtgatggcaattttcatggaaaaatgcaattgtatgatttgaattgtgatgagcataaaactttattggatattgaaattgactttgaatcgaattgtattgtgatttgtgctcactaaaaggattgtgatattgttttatatctcactatagatgcttgactaggttattacccgtctctctcatttgttgagaagacaatggagttagttgtgttttgattaccatggtacgtgcacaggcttagattttcctctgatttgaggttagatctaagtttattttatcgttatggcccttgcggaagattcattattgtgatggtactgtgcacgatgattcgacctccccgaccatagggagttagaatctgatttgacctccccgaccatagggagttagaatcacatcgaagatggccctatcggattagtcttgcatagttagtgagataaagaatgatttgtgagatacaacatggttttgagagaaagattgatttttgataaagaataatttttgagatacagaatggcttttgaatggtaaggaattgtgatttcaattatggtttatgtataattgattttgttggaattacttaaatggttagtcatgatttgataaattgaattttgtgatcaaagtcatttatacaaatgatttacattattggaaacgaatattttgagttttgaaatttgatgagtattcagattcccaatttatttactgtaaattttgtcaatgtatattgtactatgttttaaattatagttgtgcaccactgagttcaccactcagcgatagctttgtatgctgtcgcaggtaagaagagcatagagcagtacgtaaatttccttgaagatatattcagatcagctccaggtatatcataggtatacccatgtacataggttttgatgtatgcatgtaataatatgtatgtaaattatttgagcagttgtatagaaactcttgtaaaatattttggtatgtaattaaatgtaaattattgtaaatgtaaatttgagatttcatttacttgaatagttttgtattatatttcttgtatcccaGTCTtttaagaatcactatggatttgagttgagaaatatgttggagttgagatttgcaaatacatattgaagtgctttttacaggttttctgaagaactgttttatccaaaatacagccggcactttgccgaaattttgaaaaaattttataacactagattttaattgaCGATTTAAATTCAcgaaaaaagtttttaaaatcccttgtagtgtatttaatgggttatcagtagacggagttggtaattcattaggtatactacgggatcatgttacatcttacagaggggtagggtgtgacaaatgaggcatatgaatagtataagatagcaaagaaagaggcaaaaaatacagttagtcaagtaagagcacaagcctttgaaaagttatatgagaaacttggaactaaagaaggagagaaagatatttatagattagtaaggaggagagaaaggaaatgtcaagatctcaatcaagttaggtgcattaagcataaagaatgaaaagtgttGGCGAAAAAtgaagacattaaagaaagatggagaaattattttagtgatctctttaataacagtcaaaatggtaatagcgtgaatatagactgtagaacaatagaaaagaatgtgaattatactagaaggattagatctttagaagtaaaggaagtacttaaaagaataaaagtgggtaaagcttgtggacccgatggaataccaattgaagtgtggaagtgtttgaaagatatgggagtgacatggttaactaaattatttaataagatactaaactcaaagaaaatgccggatgaatggaggatgagtattttagtacctatttttaaaaataagggagacatacagagttgttcgaactatagggaaattaaactcatgagccatactatgaagttgtgggagagagttgtggagcatcgactacgtcatgatacttctatctctctcaatcaatttggctttatgctcggtcgttcaactatggaagcgatatttctcgttagaagcttgatggagaaatatagagatgtgaagaaagatctacacatgatttttattgatttggacaacgcttatgatagtattccaagagatgtcttatggagtatgttagaacaaaagagggtatctattagtacATACAATTGTTGaaatatatgtatgaaggagtaattactattgtgcacacagtgggagaggaacaagagattttccgatctcaattggattataccaaggatcagctataagcccttacctttttacactagttttagatgaattaacgaaatatatacaagagagtatttcttggtgaatgatgtttgcggatgatattgttctgatagatgagacgtgagaaggagtcaatagaaagctagagctttggaaaaGTACTCTAGAGTAAAGGGTTTTaaattaagtagaacgaagatagaatacatgcattgcaagttcagtgaaggccaaactggtgatagggaaggagttagtttgaatggtgtgttactatcccaaagtaatcactttaaatatctcagctcagtccttcaagtagatgggagatgtgaggaggatgttagtcataggattaaagccggatgattgaagtggagacatgccacggaagttttatgtgatcgcaagatttccaataaattaaaaagaaaattttaccgtacagccatacgaccggctatgttatatggtagtgagtgttgggcattgaaggagtcgtatgcgtctaagataaaagttataaagatgagaatgttaaggtggatgagtgacaaTACTAGACCAGATAAGGTCcgcaatgagagtattagagaaaatataggagtggtgccaattgaggataagttgagagaagggagattgaggtggtttggtcatgtgaagcgtagacatacggaggctacagttagacaagtagagcacattaggttaaagtatagaaagaaaaaaaaatggtagacctaaattgacttggaggagagtagtaaaatatgacctagaagcattacacatttttgagaatttaacccaaaatcatttacagTGGAGAATCGAATTCATATAGTCGACCTCAAATTTttggataaaggtttagttgagttgagtatttacTTAAAAAGTTATCTTAATTagtatttaagttttgaattgagttattaatatataatatattatataatatatttttaattattttaaattatataatatttaactattaggtgcatatataatttaagattaaatatattatgtattatAATAGtactaatatatcatataatatacattttaactatttattaattatataatatttaactataatatataaatataattatgaattaatatatataatataatagtaattttataattgagaattataaaataatttaatatatttttaattaaatttattaaaaaaaataaaatataatattaagttatatttattttataattatacatatttatatataattttattaaaaatatataactcattaaaatatatatatatatatatataaatttagttattaatttaatttcacgttagtataattttaatttgattttaatataattttaatttaatttttaataagtatttaaaattaaagtaaaatattataataattttaatttgatacaatccttattaattaaatatgatagTTGGGTGCACAGCCCTAATAAAACGTCAGCGGTGAATTGTGACATTTCTCGTCGTTTCCCTGCCTCTGCTATCATCGTTTCTAACAAATTGGCATCTCCATCTTTTCTTTTACAATTTTCGTCATTGActtgaaaaaaattcaaaaaattaaaacaaaaaattgTGGGCTTGTCCGTTTCTGTAGCcacataattaataataaataataaaagcaTCAGGACAGGCGGTTTTCATAGAAAAACTAGTGGAGACTCGTGTCCCCCTATCCAATGCCCTTTCAGAGTCTCCAAAAGCCCACCATTTCTTTCCCTCTCCATATATTTGTATTTTGTACAGGAGGTGAGAATGGAGATAGTCTCAACTACAAAAAAAACTTGAAGGGAATTGGTGAATCTAATTATTAGAAAATGGGGATGCAGGTCCCTGCTAAATGTTGTATCACGCCAACACTGCCGATACCATCAATGTCAACGTCTCTGCTCTTCTTTCCCTCATCGCTTTCTCCGTTGCTTGAAATCAAGAAGACCACATTTGAGAGATCTATTAGGTTGAGTTGTCGTAGAGAAAGGAAGAGAAAACATGGGATTGTGGCATCAAGCAACGTGGCCGCACCCTTCTGGGATGCTTGGAAGCCAGAGAAGATTTCTTCTGTACCTTCTTTCAGCGACATCATCTGGCCCTCTGCAGGTATGTTAGCCttaaaatttatggaaataaagagaCTATGATTTTCAAATGGTTTATTCATATATGTATATTTACTGAAATTGGCATATGCATATAGGTGCATTTGCAGCAATGGCAATATTCGGAAAGATGGACCAAATACTGGCGCCAAAAGGAATTTCCATGACAATTGCTCCCTTAGGAGCTGTTTCTGCCGTCCTCCTCGCCAGTCCTTCCTCCCCTGCTGCTCGGGTACCTTCCCTCTCCCTCTATTATCTTTTCTACATTCGCTGTTCTATCAATGACTTTGTTTCTTTACGGGAGAagatgaaaatgaaaagtttAAAACTCATTTTTTTTGAAATCCCTTCTAAGAGAAATCGCTCATGTTTGTTCCTTTACTTGTACTTAAGATTTATAGTTGCCTGTTAACTGAATTACCTTATTTTCTTGAGATCATCAACTTGATTTCTGAGTTACCCATAATGCTCCACATCATCGCAGAAATACAATATGTTCATGGCCCAGGTTGGCTGTGCAGCCATTGGCGTTCTGGCCTTCTCAATATTTGGTCCCGGTTGGCTTGCTAGGAGTGCTGCCCTTGCTGCTTCATTAGCTTTCATGATCTACACGCGTGCTACGCACCCTCCTGGTACATTGTAATTATTAACTTtctgattttataattttaaaacagCAAGATTTCATTCCTTTATCCGGTACTAAAACGCATTTTATTTTCGGGGAAACAATGTGTAGCTGCAAGCTTGCCACTTCTGTTCATCGATGGAGTTAAGCTTCACCACTTGAATCTTTGGTATGCTTTGTTCCCTGGTGCTACTGGATGCATTATCCTTTGTTTGATTGTAAGTGCCTTTCCATCATCTCCCCCTGGAACTTAAATTGTTTGCAACCCCCCACCCCCGGTTTATGTTTAAGGTCCTGAGGTTTCTTCTCTTAACCTTATGGTTGAATGTAGACAAATTCATTGGAGATATCACCAATTCGTGCCATCTTAATTTTGCACCATGTTCATTGATTCAATATTAGCATATAACTCCTTATTCCAAATGTTGCAGCAAGAGATTGTGTGTTACTTAAAGGACAacatcaaattttaatcgatAAACCAATGCCATTTGCTAAATTCATTGAACGGTGTGCTGTCCATGGACTAATTTTGAAGAGCATAATAGTGAAATAATCTTGCCAGCATTATCACTTCTGAGGAGAAAACATTTTCGTCACAGATAGCTCACGAACAGTCAAAAGTTAAGCTTGATTCTCAATTCAGCATTTTTACCGTTCTGTTGTTGTATGATCTTGTAATGATTATTGCTTGGTCTATCATCAAGGTTGAGAAGGTTAGAGATCACAAGAGTGTGTTTGCTCTTTCTTGAAGAACAATGACTAAGACTTCCAGTGTAGGACAACGGTGGAACATATAATTGTATCTGTCCCGGACACAGAAACCTACAAGCATCATTGTAAGGtgattttattactatttttttttcaatttaaaaaatataataaaataaaataaaaagaagaagaagattgcTAGATAATGAATGAAGTGCTTATGGAGTTGCTTatttaattttgaattgaaatgcCCTATCAGCGGAACCTGCTGATCCAGCGGACGATTATTTACAATTACATTTTATAACTGATGTTCTTAGAGCCCTTTGAGGGGATAACATTTCCTGGCCTAGCTTTGGTAATAGAACTAGAATCATGTTCGATTACTTCTATTCATCACTTGCAGCTCCTGAATCAATTCTTGGTTCCAGGAAGGAAGCAAATCTGCAAGCAGAAACTAGTAGACAGAGCAACTGGGTCTGGCTTAATAGGGCCTGAGATTTTCGTTCCTGGACCAAGCCCGGCTAGCTCGAGAAGTGGACTCTAGTTTGTTGACTAGGCTAGCCCGGCAATTTGCCGATTTCAATCTGATTTCGACTCAATAGAAAGGTTTTAAATTGGAAAATAAAAGACTAATTTTCAATGGTTTCGATTCCGACAATTTAAgttataatttggtctaattttaaatcgattgaaattaaatttttaagaaaaaaattatgcatttttatataaaatttatcatttatttttaattataaagataaaaaatatatatttgtaaataaaagaaaaaattaaaaaatatatattattaattatagaaATTCTGTCAGGTTAGATCTTACAACAAATTTTTTTGGGCTGCAATTGTTGGAGGAGGAAGATTGGGCTCAGCCCTTAAAGATGTTAGTATCAAGTTGGGTCGGAGCTATTGACCAACCATTAATTTCAGACTTCAATTTGACTGGTATGGGCTCGATTCTGAATCGGTCCATAACTGATCTAGACTAATTtcaattcaataaataaatttacttttaattttcTTTCATCGCCGAGTTCAACTCGGCAGGTTCTTCGTCCAAGCTTGGCTTTTTCACAGTTAAGACCCCAAGCCCATTAAAGgaccaaattgcaagaaaattagagttttttttttttttccaatttagaAGAAAATTAAAGTTGAAGTCCCATAAAATTGTATATAAGAAAAAGGATTAGACACTGTAGATAATTgctcaaaatataaaatattataaataataattaaattagtttCATTCTTatatcataatatatatatatatatatattaacaaaataattaaatttttaaaattataataattagacataattttattaaatacttaTAATATATGGACTATAATCTGCTACCAATTAAGCTATTAACTATATTATCAAATAGTTAAATCAAACaaactttaaaaaataaaaatacttttgAAATGTTCATTAGTCtcattataaaaaagaaaaattaatatttttatttaaattttaaaaaataataatgtctCAAATTTGAATATCTATATCTatgtattttaaaattaataattgttATGATAAATACACATTAATcattatttgatttattgaatctctattaaataataaaaaattaaaaatctaaatgcaataaaaaaaatataaaaacaatGTTGTAAATGGTTTAGCATGTGTCTTGTAGTTGCTACTAAAATTTTAGACACGTTGATATCATAAATATGGCTttgttaacatatatatatatatatatatatatatatatatatatatatatatatatatatatatatattctcatgTCTCAGCCTCTACGCCTACCAAAACCTTTAAGTCAATGGacgataccaaaaaaaaaaaaaatcagagcaTGAGAATTTGATGGAGATATTACCAAGTAAAGTGACCAATTAATATGAAAttgattaattattatataaattcagATCATCAATATATATTATAACCCCAACTCAATCTAAAGGAAATACCAGAAGAAGTGCCGTAACTGTAAGGAAGACAGTAACACCTGATGGGCACGTGTCGTATGGGCCCacggagagatagagagagacacTACACACGTGCAAATCACAGCGTAGAAAGTAGACACCAGGGGCGGAAACGTAGATGCGGTCGCTGTCTCCGGACGCTTCTTTCTCTCTTCAAATGGGCCCCACATTACATACAAATATACAATCCACTTTTAATGCTTATCTGTATCTCAGTTGAGTTGCAAGAGAAcaaaactttttatttttattttttttaaataaataaataatatgagtGGCTTCTTTTGACTCTGATCATCTACCAATGAGGAACGCGGATCACATTCCACGTTGCCTTTGACGTCCACGTCGGTGGGCCCACATGGATGGGGGAGGTAGATGATTCCGAAATGGGGTTGTGCTATTGCTTCTGCTCTGGCTGGGTGGACGCCGCTGTTGATGCTCCTTCTTTGAAAACGTCTACTCCTTCCACGTGGACGGCATCTGTTGAAATCCCATTCCTTTGTGCTTATGGGTTTTCCGTTTAGATGTTCGGTAGGATTCGGAAACTTTCAAAATTTATACCACACTTGAACTCTCCCATTGGCCAACACCTTATATGCGAGTAAATTTCACTTATTATTCTCAAATTCAAAGCTGCAACCAATCAGTTTAAttccataataaaaaaaaaattatattcatcaATTTGTAAAAATATGAGAATCATTTTCCTGCAATATTATGAATTCAGACTTCAATCAATACTCAATccacataaaaaattatataaatttgatTGATTTTGTGTTAACGATTGAATCTCAAGTAGAAATAACAAAAGTTTTCAAATCTTatctaatattaaattaattatttttcttttcactttattcCTACTTTAATATTATATGAAGAGCGACGAATAGATCTTCTCTccatcttaaatttttataatctgTCAGCATAAcagtatattattattttgaaaaattattaattaatttagatattttaataaaattaattaattaatttttatattttaaaaatatatattatttaatctttatattttatttttattaaattatttaatatctctatcaaatttttttatttatattattcaaattattatttagtattttaatttgaaaGAAATTAATTAGCTAATTCATgtattttcaaaaaatattttattttagtaaaattaatttattaattcatatattttaaaaaatatagtattttaaaaaatatatttttagataaaaataaaaattttgctatgtTGAaactaaatctgaatttatatatatttttttaaatttacattttcttggataatatttttatgttttctctattaataattaatttttttta
Above is a genomic segment from Hevea brasiliensis isolate MT/VB/25A 57/8 chromosome 17, ASM3005281v1, whole genome shotgun sequence containing:
- the LOC110664008 gene encoding uncharacterized protein LOC110664008, whose translation is MGMQVPAKCCITPTLPIPSMSTSLLFFPSSLSPLLEIKKTTFERSIRLSCRRERKRKHGIVASSNVAAPFWDAWKPEKISSVPSFSDIIWPSAGAFAAMAIFGKMDQILAPKGISMTIAPLGAVSAVLLASPSSPAARKYNMFMAQVGCAAIGVLAFSIFGPGWLARSAALAASLAFMIYTRATHPPAASLPLLFIDGVKLHHLNLWYALFPGATGCIILCLIQEIVCYLKDNIKF